The [Clostridium] scindens ATCC 35704 nucleotide sequence GCCTGCAATATTCCAGGAATGCCGGTACCTCTTTAAATGAGTCTGCCAGCACATCCCGTATACCCTTATAATACCATCCAATGGTCTCCTTGTCCTTCATTCGAAAACGGTTCCATAGATTTTCCCCTTCTGCGGGATAGTCCCTGTCAATGTCCCTCATATTAGACAGCTTGTCCGCCAATCCAATCATCTGCACTTCCCTGGAGGCTGTGCGTAGATGCTCAATGGTAGCACGCTTTCGCTCCATCCAGGTCTTGGACTTATCTTCACTCTCCTGGGCGACCATAAAGGCCACCCGCTCAGAGAATTCCTGGGCCAGAATTCTATGGGTAATGCCTTCGCAGTCTTCGATCGTGTCATGCAGCACAGCGGCGCTGATCACTTCCTCATCGTCGGTCATTGTCGCCACGATATCCCCAACTTCTACCGGGTGCACAATGTATGGCCTCTTGGTTCCCTTCCTGAATTGTCCTTCGTGTGCCTTGGTTGCAAATTCAATTGCTTTGTCAATCATAATGTACCTCTCTTATCATTATTGATCCAACGTGGTTTCGATTTCCTCTATACCTTCACGAAGTCTTGCCTTTTCTTTTTTATGAAACAGATCAAAGATACAAGGGACAACTACTAAGGTTAATATGGTTCCATATATCAATCCGCCAATGGTAACAACCGCCATAGGCTGCACCATATCCGAGCCCATTCCGAAGCCGATTGCCATGGTTGACAATCCAAGAATTGTTGTAAGAGCCGTCATGATGATCGGTCTGAGCCTGGTCTTGCCTGCCTCTACCAAGGCCTTTTCTTTTTCCATACCGGCCGCAATCAACTGGTTGGTATAGTCAATGAATACAATACCGTTATTGACTATAATGCCTGACAGCATTACAAACCCAATCATCGCGATTACGCTGACTGCCATTCCCGACATCCATAAGGCAAGAAGGCCTCCTGTGAATGCCAGCGGCACGGTAAACATAACGATGAACGGAGAACGCAGAGACTGGAACTGCGCCACCATGATGAGATACATAAATACGATAGC carries:
- a CDS encoding HD domain-containing protein, whose amino-acid sequence is MIDKAIEFATKAHEGQFRKGTKRPYIVHPVEVGDIVATMTDDEEVISAAVLHDTIEDCEGITHRILAQEFSERVAFMVAQESEDKSKTWMERKRATIEHLRTASREVQMIGLADKLSNMRDIDRDYPAEGENLWNRFRMKDKETIGWYYKGIRDVLADSFKEVPAFLEYCRLIAKNFG